A DNA window from Shewanella baltica contains the following coding sequences:
- a CDS encoding ATP-binding cassette domain-containing protein encodes MLDVVANQDKSIVVKQLRYGRDNEVLVVDEWQLHPAEHWAIFATDSYCGSLLGRILTGDIQPDEGTIAGLPQRIGWVSLGLQQALLERELEKDELDYGSSVESLVLECCQDAAQLAPLLQKVGLEPLRLRGFRQLSTGETRRVMLARALAILPQLLILDDPYAGLDVEHQASLSELLSEVAEHTQLLIITSRQEELPPCISHVALFNGEMLKSGQSVHKLSPSMSIEQWHNHPVMAQLNALSAQRSDELLALMERQRHNAEAFDPLVEIKNGKVEYVSGLIFSGVNWRIEAGQHWQVRGPNGCGKSTLLGLILGDHPQCYSNDITLFGRPRGSGESIWQIKQRIGIVSSALHLQYRVSCSALDVLLSGFFDSIGLYQKPTKPQLDLAKEWLAILHMTGLASTSFKKLDYGQQRLLLIGRALIKQPLLLILDEPYQGLDFINRTLVMRALEMIAEHHLSQLLYVSHHREDALPAIHHFVDFIKQGDGYSVQVSDSESKD; translated from the coding sequence ATGCTTGATGTTGTCGCGAACCAAGACAAAAGTATTGTGGTTAAACAGTTGCGATATGGGCGTGATAATGAGGTGCTAGTCGTCGATGAGTGGCAACTGCATCCTGCTGAACACTGGGCGATTTTCGCGACCGACAGTTATTGTGGTTCCTTGCTCGGGCGAATATTAACCGGTGATATTCAGCCCGATGAAGGGACGATTGCTGGCCTGCCGCAACGTATCGGCTGGGTGTCACTTGGCTTGCAACAAGCATTGCTGGAGCGCGAGTTAGAAAAAGACGAGTTGGATTACGGTTCGAGTGTCGAATCCTTAGTGTTGGAATGCTGCCAAGATGCCGCACAACTCGCGCCACTATTACAAAAGGTTGGGCTTGAGCCGCTGCGCCTGCGTGGTTTTCGGCAGTTATCTACGGGCGAAACGCGCCGAGTCATGTTGGCGCGTGCGCTGGCAATATTACCGCAATTGCTGATCTTAGATGACCCTTATGCTGGGCTCGATGTTGAACATCAGGCGAGCTTATCTGAGCTGCTGAGTGAAGTGGCTGAGCATACTCAGTTGCTGATCATCACTTCGCGCCAAGAAGAATTGCCGCCGTGTATCAGCCATGTGGCGCTGTTTAATGGCGAGATGCTCAAATCGGGGCAGAGTGTGCACAAACTCAGCCCGTCGATGTCGATTGAGCAATGGCACAATCATCCTGTGATGGCGCAGTTGAATGCGTTATCGGCGCAGCGTAGTGATGAACTCTTGGCCTTGATGGAGCGGCAAAGACACAACGCAGAGGCGTTTGATCCTCTGGTCGAGATTAAAAATGGCAAAGTGGAATATGTCAGTGGGCTGATTTTCAGTGGCGTGAATTGGCGCATCGAGGCGGGGCAACATTGGCAAGTTCGCGGCCCAAATGGCTGCGGCAAAAGCACTTTGCTAGGGCTGATTTTAGGCGACCATCCCCAATGCTATAGCAATGACATCACGCTCTTTGGCCGACCTCGCGGAAGCGGCGAGAGTATTTGGCAGATTAAACAACGGATTGGCATAGTATCGTCGGCGCTGCACTTACAGTATCGCGTCAGTTGCTCGGCATTAGATGTGCTGCTTTCAGGCTTTTTTGACTCTATTGGTCTATACCAGAAACCCACTAAACCTCAGCTAGATTTGGCGAAGGAATGGTTGGCTATTTTGCACATGACGGGGCTGGCGAGCACGAGCTTTAAGAAGCTCGATTATGGTCAGCAGCGATTATTGCTAATAGGTCGCGCCCTGATTAAACAGCCACTGTTGCTGATTTTAGATGAGCCGTATCAGGGCTTAGATTTTATCAATCGCACCTTAGTGATGCGGGCGTTGGAGATGATAGCCGAGCATCATCTGAGCCAATTGCTTTACGTGTCGCACCATAGGGAAGATGCGCTGCCCGCTATCCATCATTTCGTGGATTTTATTAAGCAGGGCGACGGTTATTCGGTGCAGGTGAGTGATAGCGAGTCCAAGGATTGA
- a CDS encoding M1 family metallopeptidase: MPHWLRATAILWAGCSALAVAAPSTSEPSHFDPQTLFAPLSLPYPATALRNGAGKPSSMFWQNRVDYSLHATIDTQNDKLSSKEVITYTNNSPDALPTLWVQLDQNMYRKDSRSTVASEWRRGQFTDGYQFDKVTVLIGGKRYDAKFLIDDTRMRVDLAEPLAANGGKLQLQIDYSYQVPGTWGGRTSVTPSTNGKIFEIAQWFPRMAVYDDLHGWNNNPYIGSEFYLEYGTIDYTVTVPGNYWVVGSGELVNPKDVLTKTEQQRFAAAKQSDKTVYIRTLEDLTKTDSRPSASKTLDWHFRMEHTRDVAFAASPAFVIDAARINLPNGKTSLAMSAYPAEGVGSNKWDRATEYVKANIEHFSQWYPYPWPAAVNLGGQGAGMEYPGIVFDGMDDKDDLLFWITAHELGHNWFPMIVGSDERRHAFMDEGFNTFIDVYASDAFNQGEFAPKRDSEYAPKGGNPVDEILSVLADAEAPTLMAPSEAVAETYRHSVSYFKGALGLVLLREQILGPDRFDPAFKEYIATWAFKHPTPSDFFRFMESAAGEDLAWWWRGWYLNNWQLDMAVTGVKAVDDKHGKGTAISLTSKQKLVMPATLSLQYVDGTSEDFRIPVETWMHRVSPTIVLPVTKPVKMATLDPEHKLPDADRSNNSLIL; encoded by the coding sequence ATGCCTCATTGGCTCAGGGCAACTGCCATCCTGTGGGCTGGCTGCTCGGCGCTTGCCGTTGCTGCGCCCAGCACCTCCGAACCTTCACACTTTGATCCACAAACCTTATTTGCGCCGCTGTCGTTACCCTATCCCGCGACAGCGCTACGTAATGGCGCGGGTAAACCGAGCAGCATGTTTTGGCAGAATCGCGTTGATTACAGTTTGCACGCCACTATCGATACGCAAAACGATAAGTTAAGCAGCAAAGAAGTCATCACTTACACCAATAACAGTCCAGATGCCTTACCAACGCTGTGGGTGCAGTTAGATCAAAACATGTACCGCAAGGACTCCCGCAGTACTGTGGCGTCCGAATGGCGTCGTGGTCAATTTACCGATGGATATCAATTCGATAAGGTCACAGTGTTGATTGGCGGTAAACGCTATGATGCTAAATTCTTAATCGATGATACCCGTATGCGGGTGGACTTGGCCGAGCCTCTAGCGGCGAACGGCGGCAAGCTACAACTGCAAATCGATTATAGCTATCAAGTTCCCGGCACTTGGGGCGGCCGTACTTCAGTCACGCCGTCGACTAATGGCAAGATTTTTGAAATCGCCCAGTGGTTTCCACGCATGGCGGTATATGACGATCTCCATGGCTGGAACAACAATCCCTACATAGGCTCTGAGTTTTACTTGGAATACGGCACCATAGATTACACGGTCACAGTGCCGGGTAACTATTGGGTGGTGGGTTCTGGCGAGTTAGTGAATCCTAAAGATGTGCTAACCAAAACCGAGCAGCAGAGATTCGCCGCGGCCAAGCAAAGCGATAAAACTGTGTATATCCGCACCTTAGAAGATCTTACCAAAACCGACAGTCGACCTAGCGCGAGCAAAACCTTAGATTGGCATTTCCGTATGGAGCACACCCGCGATGTGGCCTTTGCGGCATCGCCCGCGTTTGTAATTGATGCGGCGCGGATTAATCTACCCAATGGCAAAACGTCGCTGGCGATGTCCGCCTATCCCGCCGAAGGTGTGGGCTCGAATAAGTGGGATCGCGCCACTGAGTATGTGAAAGCCAATATCGAGCATTTTTCCCAATGGTATCCCTATCCTTGGCCTGCAGCGGTCAACCTCGGCGGTCAGGGCGCTGGCATGGAATATCCCGGCATAGTGTTTGATGGCATGGACGATAAGGACGATCTGCTGTTTTGGATCACCGCCCATGAACTCGGCCACAACTGGTTCCCTATGATTGTGGGCTCAGACGAGCGTCGCCACGCCTTTATGGACGAAGGGTTTAATACCTTTATCGATGTGTATGCCTCGGATGCTTTCAATCAAGGCGAGTTTGCACCTAAACGCGACAGCGAATATGCGCCTAAGGGCGGCAATCCTGTGGATGAAATCTTGTCTGTGTTGGCCGATGCAGAAGCGCCAACTCTGATGGCACCCTCGGAAGCGGTTGCTGAAACCTATCGCCATTCAGTTAGTTACTTTAAAGGTGCCTTAGGACTGGTCTTGCTGCGTGAGCAGATTTTAGGGCCTGATAGATTCGATCCCGCCTTTAAAGAATACATTGCTACTTGGGCGTTTAAGCATCCTACGCCATCGGACTTTTTCCGCTTTATGGAAAGCGCCGCTGGTGAAGATCTCGCATGGTGGTGGCGTGGCTGGTATCTCAATAATTGGCAGTTGGATATGGCGGTTACTGGCGTAAAAGCTGTGGATGATAAACATGGAAAAGGCACTGCTATCAGTTTGACCAGTAAACAAAAGTTGGTCATGCCTGCCACGCTGAGTTTGCAATATGTTGATGGAACGAGTGAAGATTTTCGTATTCCGGTTGAAACCTGGATGCACCGTGTTTCGCCAACGATTGTCTTACCCGTGACTAAACCTGTGAAGATGGCGACACTGGATCCCGAGCATAAATTACCCGACGCCGACCGCAGCAATAATAGCCTGATCTTGTAA
- a CDS encoding DUF2999 family protein: protein MNPIIAILKEHNVSDAKIQELFQTLTENPLMAMGTLGQLGIPAEKLQQLLGLVMQKPALIKEAVLELGLDFSKVEAAKAQLQK, encoded by the coding sequence ATGAATCCCATTATTGCCATCTTAAAAGAACACAACGTCAGTGACGCTAAAATCCAAGAACTGTTTCAAACATTAACCGAAAATCCATTAATGGCGATGGGTACGCTCGGTCAATTAGGCATCCCAGCCGAAAAATTACAACAACTGCTGGGGCTAGTGATGCAGAAACCGGCCTTGATCAAAGAAGCCGTGCTTGAACTCGGTTTGGATTTCTCAAAAGTAGAAGCCGCAAAAGCCCAGCTACAAAAATAA